Genomic segment of Mastomys coucha isolate ucsf_1 unplaced genomic scaffold, UCSF_Mcou_1 pScaffold5, whole genome shotgun sequence:
ATGTATGACCAAGCATTACATGTCCCCTGTTTAGAGCCCACTCTGTCAGTGTTTTTCCCGTGTCACAGAAAGTGTGTCCTGCATGTGCTGTAGGAGATGACTTTACAGCATCTTGTACCTTCTCATACCAGACCGTTTGCCTCATGTCCAGTAAGAACTGAAGGTCTGACTAATGGATGTTCAGGGCCTGTTCCTTAGCTTGAGAGGTAGCCCATGTGCAGGTTAAGATCAGTTTTCTACCACGAACATGACTCATTTTAGGCAGACAGAAGAAAGCCCCTGCCTTCCCTGAAGTCCACTGAAGACAGGGTTTGAGGTTCCCGTGCCACCTTTCTACATGACAGAAACTGGTGCTGAACACACCTGAGTCTGGCATACAGTGCTTTAACTATGGACCTCCTGACACtgaaattccatatatatatatatatatatatatatatatatatatatatatatatatatatatatatatatatatatatatatggaaattccatacacacacacacacacacacaccctggacaTGTCTGGGCTGGGCAAACAGGAGTTCAATGATTGAATTTCTTGGGACAGTGCCCAGTGTGTCCTGGACACACTGACACCCTCATTTAGCATTAGTAATACTGTGAACCCCATGTATGGATCCAGGCAGTGACTGCTTTGCAATAGGACCAGGCCTAACGCACCTGGATCTGAGCAGGGTCTAGAGAACACCCATGTTGGcagcccagaagagggtgatgTCTGGAGGGGACAGGCCACTGTTTTGAACATTGTCACTTATGCTGACTTGTGACCTCAGTTCCTATCACCTTTCTGAGAGACAAAGCCATAATTCTCTAAATGATGTGGCAAAGGCTATAGGCATGAATTTGTAACTCAATGCCACAGGTCTCTACATGGAGGTCCCGAGCTGCCTCTGATCTTGAGAATCTGTGAAGGTGCTAGGACTAGTCCTTCAGCTGCAGGTGGGACTTTTGGTACCACCCAGCTCATGACCCTTTGGAAGTGTAGTCTATAAAGCCTACTTTGTTCTAAAGGCTGATTCATTCATTGTGTGCCTGTCTCTTTCCTAGTTAGCTACACTTTCTGCAGCTTGGAGCACTTTGGCACACAGGAGACCCCTCTTCCCGTCTTTAAcacagaacacaaacacacaaaaggtTAAACAACAATAAAGAACCAGGGCCTGGAGATGGTTAAccacagatggctcagtgtttaagatcACTAACTGCTctttaagaggtcctgagttcaattcccagttaccacatggtggctcaccactatctgtaatgggatctggtgttctcttctggtgtgtctgaagacagcgatggtgtactcatatacataaatctttatatatacatacagatagatagatagatagatagatagatagatagatagatagataaagaaaataaccactcTGGAGCCAGGTATGATGGGGCATGCTTTGTAATCCATGATGGTGGGTGGGAAGAGTGGTGTGGGTTGGAGATGGGGGTGGAAAGTGAAAGATCAGGAGTCCAACAACCTACTTTTTAGTATGGATTTGAGAGGCCAGCATAGGTTACATGAGAACATGAAATTTAtctcaaagacaaaaaataaaacaaccaaaacaaggGACGGCTGCCTCTCATGTGAGGTCAGTGAAACCAGTTTAGCTGTAATACCAGTCTCTTGGAACCTTGTTTTGGGATGCGGGGAGCGGGGTGTATATTTCTCCTGTGTCCCTCAGCTTACAGGACAACAATGCAGCCCTGGGGAGGTTTACTCAAACATTGAGAGCTTGAGGAAGGGCATGGCTGGAGACTCAGCTACCCTGGCATCCTCAGGTTAGCCAGACCCGGAGACCAGTGCCGAAGTCACGTGATCCAGGTAAGGCGTCCAAGGAGGCATGCATCTTCAGGCTAAAGTCTCCAGGATAGTTCCGGGCAAGAGTCACCAACAGACAGTGGCTGAAGAGCTGAAGAAAGAGAACCGCCCTTTCTTGTATTTATCTTTCCCCCCATTGAACCCTGAAGGGACCCGTTACTGGAGCAACCGCGGGTGAGCTCAGACACTGGACTCACTTGGAAGTTAGCTGGGTCCACAAGGAGCTTGTGCGCATGTAAATCCCTGAGAGcagacagagaagcaggcaggtcaTCCAGGTGCTGTGCAGCGAGAGTCAGTGCGTCGGCCACCTTTTGGGCATTGGCTTTAACCTTGCTAGAGCCTGGCTTCAGGTCCAAGTGTGGAAAGTAGGTTTTGGTGGAGGGAAAAGCCACGAAGTTCCTGTGGGAAGACAGGGTTGGGTGCATCCGGACCCGGAGGTACAGAGAGCCCACCTTCGCCCTGCAGTCCCTAGGAAGGTGAACCTTTCCAAGGCCTCGGTTGCGTAGATTCCGACATTGCTGCCCATCTTCTTCCAGAGCGTAAGGACCAGCCTGCAATCAGCTAGGGACCTAGGCATCTTCACTGACCTGTGCCCTCGCATTATAAACACTGGCTGTGGTCAAAGACATTTCTAAATCCAAAAGGCCGCCAGGGGGCGCAGCATCGTTCTAGGTTGCCTAGGTGTTCACGGGGTTTAGTTTAGCCTTGAGTCCTCTATCTCCCTGGGTTTCCTTTCCAAGccttacattttaaagtatttacagGAAACCtggtctcgaaaaacaaaacaaaacaaaacaaaacattgtatttGCTCTATAGACAATGCCATCCAATATGTACTATCGTATCACAATGAATTTTAGTTTCAATTTTGGCACTGTTGGCTTATCCAGCCTCTTCAATCCTTAGGAAACTTCAGAGGCTTTCTCTTTTTACTCATTATTTGttaccttccccttcccctcagccacCGGACTTCAGGCAGTCTCTgtttggaggctaccacctggggagctaagacaaatgctctctgcagactgtcagtttgtctttgaagaagccgccagAGCAGGCCCACCGCCTGTGTAGGCCCACCtgcccactgcctgaagatcttccgaacctggggacttttggcacctgaaccttttttgcagtatgcaaatatcatgtaatctagagatttggtttcggtttctcctgtgactataaaaaccctggcttattctaagtaaagtgaagtcttgattgggctatttcaacttgacttcgtgatttctctttgcatttcgaaccctctatttcaggtcttttggtccttctcctgagagaacccagttcatgaaactgcggacAGTTTCAATAATTGAAAAGGATTGAGTCTCCTTGGTGTAATTCTGCTTGGAGGAGCCCAGACCCATGcttgggctttattttttttttcctggagcctGTCTCTTTTCCTTAAACATCACGTCGTTAAATCTACATTTAAAGGCGATAGGGAAATGGCTCCGCAGCTGAGAGCACTAACTGATCATGCAGAGAACCTGGCTtagattcccagctcccacatgcctgttcacagttgtctgtaacttCAGGTCAGGTGGATCCAAagctctcttctgtcttccactgccacacacactccagtcGAGTCTGCGTGACAGTGGTTCACGAGGCgaaaagcttcagagaagctagtctcctggggagcttttggcattccctaactcagaggtagcccagatttgtccttgtgatagtcgatggagggtctcACGTGCTAGGTGCCCCTCAAGAAATGATTTAGTAATAGCTAAGCAAAATTGGACGCtgccttcaccaatgttccaataccctaatctttgctgagccGATCCTTGGCCTGGAATTTCGTAAAGTATGTTACCCAATCAGACCAAgcgcctccagcattgttagggaggtAGTGACGGAATATCGGGCATTGAAGTTTTCAGAATATAAGTTagttatcccagggcaaggtcaactagAATTCTCATTTCAGTCTTGtagggcagaccacattagaattgcagctaaaccactcccagggattagaagaatgggactTCTGGGGcttatctctgctagcccagaaaattagcatagtgggtgtttactaaggatgggctagACTgtgagccctgtgtgtgtgtgtgtgtgtgtgtagacatccGGTTATTCTTTTTGAACCTTGCCTTTATTACCCCATGGCTAAACGGGCTAGAGGCTTCCCCACACCAAACATGACACCTTTGCAGACCCagagaaccaggcacacaggctTCTTCCTACTCAGGCTTTATTCAAGACCAAGAGGTACAGGtgcaagggagggaagaagggccTGGGCAGCAGGCAAGGCCAGCAGGTGGCAGCTTAACGGTACTTGGAGGTCAGCACGGTGCTCACAGAGGCAAGGAATTTGTCCAGAGAGGCGTGCACCGCAGGGGTGAAATCAGCAGGGTGGTGGCTAGCCAAGGTCACCAGCAGGCAGTGGCTCAGGAgctgaggagacaggaagggTCAGTCCATAGCAGCAGACACCCCGCTGCCTCTGCTCCCCTTCCTGGAACCACTATGTTCCCTGTCGTGGGCACAAGGACCCCAGCCCTCCGCACTGGTCCCAGATGCCCTGCCAGGTCCAAGCACACACCTTGAAGTTGACGGGATCCACACGCAGCTTGTGGGCGTGCAAGTCACTTAGCGCGGACAAGGCACCAGGCAGGTCATCGATATTGTTTGCAGCAACAGTAAGCGCATCAATTACCTTCTTGCCATGAGCCTGGATCTGGGGGGAGTGCTTGCCTGTATCAAAGTGAGGGAAGTAGGTCTTTGTGGCGGGGAAGCTCTCGAACATCctgtgaggagagaggagaactgTGGTCACAGGAAATCCTACTTAGGAGCTGCCAGCTGAGTGCCAGGTTTGTTTTGGATACTGTGATCCTTACAGAACAGGGCCCTGATCTCACCTTCCTATGGCTTCGGCGCCATAGTCAGCTCGACCGGCAATCTTGTCCCAGACAGTCCTGAGGTTGGCTTTGTCTTCAGCAGAGAGCACCATGTTACCTTCCTGAGTCTATCAGAATCAGAAGTTTGTTGGACTCGAAATAAGCAGCACTTATATGCTTTCAGTGTTTGGGATACGCCCTTTGGGCGGTCCTCATTGGCTGGCCTGTGCTCTGCCCAGCAAGGCCTTTAAGGGCCCTCAAGAGTCTGGGGTTGGGGATCAGCCTCTCATGGGTGCATGGAATCATTATCTATTGCCCGGATGCTTCATGTTCTTTCCTATGTCTCCAACAACGGCAGTCTGTGAGGAAGTTAGGATCACCCTGTGTTGGCAGAGAAGCTAGTCATTCAAACCAAAGGAAACAGtgcccatcccccctcctccgcCTGCTGGATCCCACCTTCAAACTCTCCTTCCTAACCTACATCCTGTTTCTGGCCTCAGCCCCAGGTTTCACCCTGgttctgagaaaaagaaggataAGATGCTAGCGACCCACAGAGGAGCTCTCCCCCtgtcctttctcccctcctctttgtcTACTCTCTCCCCACCTGACtctcctttcttgtcttttcctctttctccttttactcCTTTTGTGTGAGCAGGTCTTGCTCTAGttcccaggctgccctggaatcCTTTGGCTCATGTGAATCTCCTAGCTGAGCCTTCTGGGTACAGGGAAGAGCAGGAGCAGGTCGCCAGACTCTTCCTAAAGACTTGTATCTTAGATGAATAAGGAAATGCACTGAGCTGGTTTAGGTGACACATATGGGGAGCTTCAGGTcctggcaggctgaggcaggagggttgcttgagcccaggagtttaaggtcagcctttGCAAAAGAGAGACCTCCCAGTTTATAACAGAAGCAAACAATGACACCGAAGCTGGGATGCATGTGAAGAACAGAATGTTCACTTTGCATGCGGGAGGTTCtgccttcagttcccagcactgcaatTAATAGACAGTAAGAGCAAGAGATAACACAAAGAACTGAGATAgcataaaaaaaaacatgtgtctGGGGAATGTAAATGGCtatcttttcattctcttttcttttttctctctccccccccatctctttccttcctcttaggTGTGTACAGTTGTTCTGCTGTGATCTATGTTGTATGTTCTCCTCCCCTACTGCAGCTTCAGAAAGTTCCCTGGGACAAGACACTTTGACTACACTCTCTCTTGGCCTGTCAGGGACAGAGACAACTCAGGtatacacacatggtattcatACTAAGAGCTGCAGGCATAGAACCATAAATAGGGCGTGGTCATGAGCCAAAAGAATGAGGGCTGGGTTACAAGCCTGAGGTTCATGGTACCTGGAGGTTAGCACTGTATTCATAGCAGCAAATAGCTTGTCCGTGGAGGTGTGAACCTCAGGGTGAATAAATCAGGTTGTTACTAGGTCATGCTTACAGGAATGCTTGGCTCAGGAACTGTGGGGAAAGGAAACATAGGTCGGTGGCTGCACATACTACAAGAGCTCGTCTAGTATTAGGTGAAGGACCAACAGTACCTCAGAACCCAGGTCACTCCCCTGTCCAGCCAACCTCAGGCTTCATGGGGTCCACATGCCCCTCATGGACAGGAGGAAACTCTGGGCAGTCATGacagttcaaatgttatcttGGTGGGCTGCCGTGTGGTTGAATGTCTATGCCACCTCCTGCTCNNNNNNNNNNNNNNNNNNNNNNNNNNNNNNNNNNNNNNNNNNNNNNNNNNNNNNNNNNNNNNNNNNNNNNNNNNNNNNNNNNNNNNNNNNNNNNNNNNNNNNNNNNNNNNNNNNNNNNNNNNNNNNNNNNNNNNNNNNNNNNNNNNNNNNNNNNNNNNNNNNNNNNNNNNNNNNNNNNNNNNNNNNNNNNNNNNNNNNNNNNNNNNNNNNNNNNNNNNNNNNNNNNNNNNNNNNNNNNNNNNNNNNNNNNNNNNNNNNNNNNNNNNNNNNNNNNNNNNNNNNNNNNNNNNNNNNNNNNNNNNNNNNNNNNNNNNNNNNNNNNNNNNNNNNNNNNNNNNNNNNNNNNNNNNNNNNNNNNNNNNNNNNNNNNNNNNNNNNNNNNNNNNNNNNNNNNNNNNNNNNNNNNNNNNNNNNNNNNNNNNNNNNNNNNNNNNNNNNNNNNNNNNNNNNNNNNNNNNNNNNNNNNNNNNNNNNNNNNNNNNNNNNNNNNNNNNNNNNNNNNNNNNNNNNNNNNNNNNNNNNNNNNNNNNNNNNNNNNNNNNNNNNNNNNNNNNNNNNNNNNNNNNNNNNNNNNNNNNNNNNNNNNNNNNNNNNNNNNNNNNNNNNNNNNNNNNNNNNNNNNNNNNNNNNNNNNNNNNNNNNNNNNNNNNNNNNNNNNNNNNNNNNNNNNNNNNNNNNNNNNNNNNNNNNNNNNNNNNNNNNNNNNNNNNNNNNNNNNNNNNNNNNNNNNNNNNNNNNNNNNNNNNNNNNNNNNNNNNNNNNNNNNNNNNNNNNNNNNNNNNNNNNNNNNNNNNNNNNNNNNNNNNNNNNNNNNNNNNNNNNNNNNNNNNNNNNNNNNNNNNNNNNNNNNNNNNNNNNNNNNNNNNNNNNNNNNNNNNNNNNNNNNNNNNNNNNNNNNNNNNNNNNNNNNNNNNNNNNNNNNNNNNNNNNNNNNNNNNNNNNNNNNNNNNNNNNNNNNNNNNNNNNNNNNNNNNNNNNNNNNNNNNNNNNNNNNNNNNNNNNNNNNNNNNNNNNNNNNNNNNNNNNNNNNNNNNNNNNNNNNNNNNNNNNNNNNNNNNNNNNNNNNNNNNNNNNNNNNNNNNNNNNNNNNNNNNNNNNNNNNNNNNNNNNNNNNNNNNNNNNNNNNNNNNNNNNNNNNNNNNNNNNNNNNNNNNNNNNNNNNNNNNNNNNNNNNNNNNNNNNNNNNNNNNNNNNNNNNNNNNNNNNNNNNNNNNNNNNNNNNNNNNNNNNNNNNNNNNNNNNNNNNNNNNNNNNNNNNNNNNNNNNNNNNNNNNNNNNNNNNNNNNNNNNNNNNNNNNNNNNNNNNNNNNNNNNNNNNNNNNNNNNNNNNNNNNNNNNNNNNNNNNNNNNNNNNNNNNNNNNNNNNNNNNNNNNNNNNNNNNNNNNNNNNNNNNNNNNNNNNNNNNNNNNNNNNNNNNNNNNNNNNNNNNNNNNNNNNNNNNNNNNNNNNNNNNNNNNNNNNNNNNNNNNNNNNNNNNNNNNNNNNNNNNNNNNNNNNNNNNNNNNNNNNNNNNNNNNNNNNNNNNNNNNNNNNNNNNNNNNNNNNNNNNNNNNNNNNNNNNNNNNNNNNNNNNNNNNNNNNNNNNNNNNNNNNNNNNNNNNNNNNNNNNNNNNNNNNNNNNNNNNNNNNNNNNNNNNNNNNNNNNNNNNNNNNNNNNNNNNNNNNNNNNNNNNNNNNNNNNNNNNNNNNNNNNNNNNNNNNNNNNNNNNNNNNNNNNNNNNNNNNNNNNNNNNNNNNNNNNNNNNNNNNNNNNNNNNNNNNNNNNNNNNNNNNNNNNNNNNNNNNNNNNNNNNNNNNNNNNNNNNNNNNNNNNNNNNNNNNNNNNNNNNNNNNNNNNNNNNNNNNNNNNNNNNNNNNNNNNNNNNNNCCTGGGTATTCAGAGCAGTCTTGCCCAGAACCTAGTGAATGTGGTACTTTCCACCCCGCGGGAAGCTGTATCCAGTGCAACTTACACTGACCCCTTCCTGGAAAAGCCTGGAAAGCTACATGAGGTTCCAGATCACTATAGACC
This window contains:
- the LOC116077520 gene encoding hemoglobin subunit theta-1-like, which gives rise to MPRSLADCRLVLTLWKKMGSNVGIYATEALERFTFLGTAGRRNFVAFPSTKTYFPHLDLKPGSSKVKANAQKVADALTLAAQHLDDLPASLSALRDLHAHKLLVDPANFQLFSHCLLVTLARNYPGDFSLKMHASLDALPGSRDFGTGLRVWLT
- the LOC116076985 gene encoding hemoglobin subunit alpha-like, yielding MVLSAEDKANLRTVWDKIAGRADYGAEAIGRMFESFPATKTYFPHFDTGKHSPQIQAHGKKVIDALTVAANNIDDLPGALSALSDLHAHKLRVDPVNFKLLSHCLLVTLASHHPADFTPAVHASLDKFLASVSTVLTSKYR